From the Cololabis saira isolate AMF1-May2022 chromosome 24, fColSai1.1, whole genome shotgun sequence genome, the window CCAGCTCCAGATCCGGAGGAGGCAGAACCTCCAGGCTGCCGGGTTGGGCTGAAGTTTCCCACATTGGTGGCTCGGTTTCCTGGCCGTCCCCGGAGAAGCCAGAACCGGACTTATCATCGAACGAGGTTTCAGATTCAGTGGTGGTGAAGGTTCTAACGGTGGGAGGAGTGTTGGCTGCAGGGAAACCCTCAGCAGGAACCGTCTGGTCTCCACCAGAGTTCCTGGTTCCAACGCTGGGAGTGTTGCTGAGCAGGAAACCCTCGTCTTCCATGTTTGCACCGTCTGTGAAGCAGAGAGACACATGAGATGGTTTATGGTAGAAACACAACCATGGAGGATCATTGTACGTCCGTCCCTCCCTCCGTCCATCCGTCCCtccctccctaaccctaacccacaacCGCTACACAACCGCTACACAAGtgctacagccccaaaccaaagcagcaagaggggacaaatgggcagtagggcatgcctatatcaaaatttcctgaaattttctagttagtgccacggctgcactacgaggcactcctccaaagctatgccatagcaatggaggaggagagcCTCTGGCAAAGCCAGAGGCACTATTGCTATTGCTCATTATGTATGGCTTATTAtgtattcttccgtataaactttgagctttgagaaaacgcgaaaagtaaaaatgtagaaacgtgcgacttaagcccgaatcgagtggtatgacttttattagcttTTGGCGCCATCCAtaatgcattgggagaactttggggccccACCACTCGCACatcgttactcgaaaaattctgaaccaatttagaaagttgtaggccctgaatttaactacagtcctgtgaatTTTCAGAGCAATCGCACAACTAGTTTTTGCACgaaatgcaaaaacatttccaaatttccaaactaatggggagattttcccaccTATGTGTGTGGCGCGGAATGTCACACTGTGGgagggaggaggttaaaaaaagccaaaattcaccttttttctgagtcacctaactttctcatacttgcacgtagaactgtcattcaaacttcaaaacggaggaaaacttctcttctctccaaaacaccGAACAGTTCTatcctaagatgtacacttttcaaaatatgagcactcaagcgaggactggaaatcacttttttgtcaaatctagagtgcgggtgTCATTTTCTAGAGTGGAAgagacagtaaaaaaataacctgaatttttatttgtaactcgagctcacggccaaactgTAAAAAGGAGaccaataatttttggtcagaatgtaaacataggtgttgggattcataaaatgtgactttgacaggcggggtatgcacaaaatttaaacgggggagGCTAAAGCGGCGCAAATTcctgcctcggtctccattgactgtaatgtaatcaaacgttttcttcaaaagaatctcactctgtcttcgcactgaccttattcactcattttaaggaatatctgaataaaattaagattgtcagaatctgccggcttctgtgtctctcacaatgtttttgtttttctgctacgagctacggtttTATCACAAATCTGAGTTATTTCAGAGCTTGTCACAAGGAAAAATCTAGgattttctcacagccaaaccggaaTGTTCTGgagtcgaggttcttgttgcccctatcAACCACAGTTCAGCTGCTGAGTGATTCCTTCAGAGGGATTTAAACCTCTAACATCTACAGTTCCTCCACTTTTCCGACCAGAGAGTCGTTCCTCACCGTCTTTGTCtgtcagctccagctccaggctCTTCTTGGGGAAGTTAGTGTCGGGCGGCGAGGCCGTGCTCTCGTCGAACATGAACACGTCGTTCTCGCTCATCGTATCGCTCTGCGGAACCTTCCACTGGTCGAAAGCGTCGGACAGGAAGTCCTCCTTCATGAAGACGTTAGTGTCGGCCTCGTGGCTCGGAGCGTCGGGAGGTTTCTCTGCAGCCAGGATGTTGTCCTGGAAACAATTAGGGATCGATCAGACCGAGTTAGGGATCAATCAGACCGAGTTAGGGATCAATCAGACAATGTTTCCCTGCCAATGAGACGGTGTTTCCACGTCAGGTTTTACCCACCATGTTGTTGTATTCGTCATCTGGTCGACTCGTCGGCTTCGCAGAGGGAAGGACGTTTTCTGCTGCTGAAACAAACCACAGTCAAAGCTTTTAGTTTATCATTAAATCTGcctatttcgattttttttatcaacatttcgacttttttctcgacattgacttttttttcgaaattgacttttttctcttagtccataatgaaaaaagttgaaatgttgagaataattttgaagtacaattccgagaaaaaagtcaaaatgtatttcaactttattctcgaaatttcgactttattctcaaaatttcgagtttattcatgaaattttgactttattcttgaaattgtatttcaacattaatctcgacatttccacttttcgGCTACCTACCGTTGTCGAGGCTGCTGTTGCTAAGGAAGTGGTCCATGTCCTTGTGCAGCGCCTCGGTGATGTAGTTGCGGAAGTCAGTGATGGTGTAGATAACGGTCGGCGTCTCCGCCGCCGCCGGGTAGTTTTTCTCCACCAGATTGTTCTGCAGCGTGATGAAGTCCAGCGTGTCGTTAGCCACGCTAGCGTCCGCCTCCACCTCCAGGGTGATGGCGTAGTGGacctgcaccaccagacccctgcAGAAGAAATAAGCAGGAAATAAGCAGGAAATAACACAGAAATGACCAGGAAATTACCCGGAAATAACCAGGATATAACAGGAAATAACCAGGAAATAACCAAGAAATAACCACGAAAAAACCGGGAAATAACCGGGAAATAACCAGGAAGTAACTGGGATATAACCAGAAAATAACCAGGAAGTAACTGGGAAATAACCTGGAAATAACCAGGAAATAACTAGCAAACAACCAGGAAATAACCAGGATATAACAGGAAATAACCAGGAAATCACCAGAAAACAACCAGGAAATAACTAGCAAATGATCAGGAAATAACCTGGAAATAACAGGATATAACATGAAATAATCCGGAAATGAGCTGGAAATAACCAGGAAACAACCAGGAAGTAACCTGTAtcggtccaggaccagacccctcacacccaggaccaggaccagtacTAGGACCAGGTCTACAGAGCCCTGTAGCTAAAACCTCCAgatcagagacagtttcttcccccgagCTGCTGATCTGATGATCATCAtgatagagtctcagagaatcAATCACTttgcaacaataataataataataataataataataataataataataataataataataataataataaaaataataataatgatacaaatttcctgaaattgtctagttagtgccacggctgcaccaagaggcactattgttattgctcaggcttattatttattcttccgtataaactttgcTGCGTAACTAGTCcagcagctttgagaaaaaaatgtagaGACGTAGGCCTTAAGCCCgaatcgagtggtatgacttttattagcttttggcgccatccggaacgcattgggagaactttggggcctcaccaatcgcacaccgttactcgaaaaattctgaaccgttttagaaagttgtaggccctgaatttaactacagtcctgtggattttcagagcgatcgcactaatagtttttgcacaaagtaataaagtaataataataataaccccaTCAtctgctgtaacaatgcacctttcaatatccatatctacctcattctgctgcacctttcactttaaaattgtttttatatatgttaacaagagctgtcatttgtctattacctatttacATATTTCCTGTAGAGTGAGCAATAACAACCCAATCAAATCCCACGTCTGACTGACCTGGACAATAAACATGAGTCTGATTGTGAAGAGTATTAAAGAGTATTATTAAGAGTATTAAAGCAGAAGTGAAGCCCTCCCAGCTGGAGCTCCCAGCTAAGAAGGATTGAGGGATTAAAGAGGTAAAACTAAACTTAGCGGACGGGGATGTCGACCGGGGGGGTTAAAGGTTCCTGGGGGGTTAAAGGttcctgggtttttttttactgggaCTGGGTGGGGTTTTACTGTGACTCGAGTCGGGGGGGTGATTATTGATTAGTGATTAGACTGTAATCCCTCTGTGTCTGCAGATGGCCGCTAGAGACTTACCCACTTAAGAGACtacagttagttagttaatcacAAACAACAGCAGTTAGCCGTTATTTACCGCTATGGGTGAAGAGGCTTCTCTTTACAACGTTTTGAGCCGCGACTGAGCTATCAGGGTCAACACCGTCAAGAACACAATAACCAGGAAATAACCAGGTAATAACCAGGAAATAACCAGGATATAATCAGGAAATAAGAGGAAATAACCAGGATATAACCAGGATATAACCAGGAAATAGCCAGGAAATAATCAGGATATAACCAGGATATAACCAGGATATAACCAGGAAATAGCCAGGAAATAACCAGGATATAACCAGGAAATAACCAGGAAGTAACCAGGATATAACCAGGATATAACCAGGAAATAACCAGGATATAATCAGGATATAACCAGGATATAACCAGGAAATAGCCAGGAAATAATCAGGATATAACCAGGAAATAACCAGGATATAACCAGGAAATAACCAGGAAATAACCAGGAAATAACCAGGATATAACCAGGAAATAACCAGGATATAACCAGGATATAACCAGGAAATAACCAAGATATAACCAGGAAATAACCAGGATATAACCAGGAAATAACCAGGAAATAACCAGGAAATAACCAGGAAATAACCAGGATATAACCAGGAAATAACCAGGATATAACCAGGATATAACCCGGAAATAACCAGGATATAACCAGGAAATAACCAGGATATAACCAGGATATAACCCGGAAATAACCAGGATATAACCAGGAAATAACAGGAAATAACCAGGAAATAACAGGAAATAACCAGGAAATAACAGGAAATAACCAGGATGTAACCAGGATGTAACCGGGAAATAAACTGGAAATAACCAGGAAATAACCAGGATATAACCAGGATATAACCAGGAAATAACAGGATATAACCAGGATATAACCAGGAAATAACAGGAAATAACCAGGATATAACCAGGATATAACCAGGAAATAACCAGGAAATAACAGGAAATAACCAGGAAATAACAGGAAATAACCAGGATGTAACCAGGATGTAACCGGGAAATAAACTGGAAATAACCAGGAAATAACCAGGATATAACCAGGAAATAACCAGGAAATAACAGGAAATAACCAGGAAATAACAGGAAATAACCAGGATGTAACCAGGAAATAAACGGGAAATAACCAGGAAATAACAGGATATAACCAGGATATAACCAGGAAATAACAGGATATAACCAGGATATAACCAGGAAATAACAGGAAATAACCAGGATATAACCAGGATATAACCAGGAAATAACCAGGAAATAACAGGAAATAACAGGAAATAACCAGGAAATAACAGGAAATAACCAGGAAATAACCAGGAAATAACAGGATATAACCAGGGAATAACAGGAAATATCCAGGAAATAACCAGGATGTAACCAATAAATAACAGGAAATAACCAGGATATAACCAGGAAATAACAGGATATAACCAGGAAATAACAGGAAATAACAGGAAATAACCAGGACCTACCAGGTGATCTAGCAGGAGTTTGTGGTTTCAAACAGTTGGAAAGTAAATGAGCATAAAAGAAGAAATGCAGGCTGAACTTACCGTTCCAGATCCTTCTGAGGTCTGAAACACAAACCAAACAACACATGAATAAAGTGAAGCAGCCAGACGTCCAAATGATTCTCTTCTTTCGCTCCTTCTTCGCTCtcagcgaaggcggacgcttttctgctcctctcccttatctatcttccctgctgctgcttttgtttgtctcgtcttcagagtctctctttttcactcctcccaaactctacaatcatggaattgattaactggtctctcagcacaattgaccaaatttttgcgacgagaagtcagggggtaagggagccctcctgccccgatgggacagtttttgctggatacacaatcgattcctacaaaaactggaagccgttgtgcctcaagattctgtctgtcgaggacgttgaagatgcttcataattggatttatgatagcaggatttctcctaattggaGTAGGGATTTTCCTGGCCTATCGACAATCGCGTAAGTCGGCGACAGccgttctggctctttcagagctgccggacgtggctgaaggatcaagcaaggtgatcaacactcagactttaacgctgggggagcaaagccgtaagctaggtgcgattcttgaacagaatcgcaggctagcggcgtctttgagctcattggcaagatggaaaacaccttggagaagctgggtactcggcttggcgggaattgatcacaaatttgtctgattggagtcgccattgaggaatcagagactaaaggcagacggaaaatgacTGGAGTCTGCCGGTTTTCTTtcatacaattgttgattctataatctgaccttgacagagcagcttGGCTCGCTGCTGgtgtcacaatctccctggtggaatgtaaacaaggtgactctgcccccactagccctccccctcTCTCAAAACATCTGTGGACTTGTTtacagaactgtaccgagccgtctgataacatcaaggacattggctgaggagcagctctgagtgaagttcacggacttaccgctacacacacTCACTGATAACCACATATCTTCAACGTCTTCCTCGGCTCCTCAAGTTCtcttgtctgatttatgtctgacttgttaataaagctttttctgattctgattctgattatgttTGCAGCCTGATTTGTTTTTACTAAAACTGACataaattgaaatgataaaaacaacctAAATCTGGACCAACAGCTTGTTGGGCTTGTCCTTGGTGAGGAACTAAAGTCAACTGTATCTTCAGGCTAAAGCCTCAAAATCAAACCCCTGTTTCATATTTTTGTAGCCTCAACTTTAGCgtatctttggtagaacattgttAGGTTTTGTCGTCAGGTTTTACCTGAATTCGATGACGTAGACGTTCTTGAAGCCCGGCAGCCTCTCGAAAGCGTCTTCAATCTGAAACACAAGGAGAGGAAAACGTTGCTATCGTTACTAACAGCTCTATTATCTATCAGTTTTTAGCATTTCATGCAAATGTAACCTccagacagtatataaagtttagttttagtttagtttatttagcaatataagacaaatatgaacaaaaaatgaaaaacaatgaaatagcatgcaaggaaaggaagaagcctggtggattatatagaatcctttccttatatgaataaaaaacacaacaaagttgcacaagggggagtaaaaaaaacaaaaaaacaagaaaaaacacaagaaaatgtaactgagattaaataatgaacattacaaagatgaaacaataagaaagttctttaaatgttttttgaatatttgcaaggtggtgatgatttaagagatttattgagtgaattccacaagtggaaAGATCGATGTTTAATGTTCTACAAAACgctaaattaaaatcatctttgtgccttgtggcataagaatgaatatcggaattaacacaaaataaattatgaaaggaagaaagaagatcttgtatataatttttaaatttgaacataaataaacatgttttaaaaatgttaattttattgacggataataatgaatatttaatgaaaaggGGAGCAGACGCTCATATCTGTTTGCGTGTGATTCATTCtgagaaaccttttttgaattatcaataatttattaatatatgttgaatgtgtcgaagcccaaacaatgttgcagtaattaagaTGAGGGAAGATTAAACTATAATAGAGAGCTAaatgagaggaaggaagaacaaaAGGACAAACTTTTCTCAAAATACCAAGCATCTTCATAGATTTCATGCATACAGTATCAAtatgtaatgaaatatagacaatttatgcaattataactgaaaactttaatgttttcatacctttaaacatattaaaaggtaaaaacatggcaccagttattctcgtgtccaataaaacattccttttttgggcaaaacaaaaaaataccaaaagttgtaatgtaatgatgaaaaaaaaatcgatctttagacatacaaatcgattttaagaattaatatgagaatcgatttagaatcggaaaatcgtttttttcaacacaaaTTAACATTGCAGATTTCTACAACTGCATTGTGACAATAGTCGTAATTACATTGTGAATAGTCAGAATTttcattcaagatatctataacgtcattttgactaatcaaaactctaattcaagatatctgtaattacattttgactagACAGAATGGAAGTTAAGGATATCTCCAATTTGAGATATatctaattaaaattaatttcaagatatctataacttgattacagttatctacaattaaattatgactatctgtaattccagtttgagatTTCTACAacgacattttgactagtcaaaacttaatttaagatatctaaAAAGGACTATGTAAATATCTTGAATTGAGAGGAATTAGCAGAACTGGTTCAGATAAttgattgatttttattttattcatggttgattttaacttgtagcactttgagatttgtttttaatgaaagtgcactagaaataaaatgtattgagAGAAagagtctggagatgttgcttTTATTCAACTAATTGCATTTTTAAGATGAAAATAGCTAGCAAATGTGAATAAATGTTACAGAAAGAAGTAAAAGACTTGAGTTCCAGGATGGAAACAGGATCTGTTTTCCTCCTCTACTGCTCGTTTGTCACATGCTACCTGGACcgaagcagcagaaacatctgGAAATGAAGAGTCAGAAGTGACTGTTTCCTGCAGGAATCTGCAGCTAACAGAggttttatggttttatttGGGTCAGATTGGCCGGTGGCTGCAGATCCTGCTGATTCATTTACTGATCCACTTCATATCCCTCGTTAAAGATCTGTGACCCCGACTGACCCCGACATCACGCCCGTAAACCGACCGTAAACTGGCTTCCCGCGTCACCGCCGTTGAACCGCAGCCCGAAAAACCTCCCGGTGGTGCCGGAATCGCACCGGCGCTCAGCTCTTCCTGGCACCGCGGGTTTTTCCAGCGGCCGCCGGTGAGTCACGGCTCGGATTCTGCCTCGTATATCTGCTGCCTGGCAGAAAAACTGGCCCCTGAAGCACGAAGACCCTCAGAAAGACAAGTACGACTTCAGAAAAACACGTACGACCTCAGAAAAACACGTACGACCTCAGAAAAACACGTACGACCTCAGAAAAACAAGTACGACCTCAGAAAAACACGTACGAGCTCAGAACCGGCGCCAGGGGCCTGAGTCGGCAGTTTGTGGGGAGTCAGACGGCTGAGACATGTTGGAAACCGGGCCAGAACCAGAGGATGAGGAGAAACCCGGCCCCTGGGTACTCAACGAGACGACAACTTCACACTACATCgtccacaatgcagtgcacacactagcataacaCGGGGCACCAGCTAGCATAgcaacgtcatgtggagttaaagtaTCCGTCCAGCGTGAGGAAATATCTGCAAGCCCTTGACAATCAATCCCAGTGATCAGGAAAGAGCAAGAAAACCCAACAccaacgaaggaacgaacgaatgAAGGAGCAAACAAACCAACGAACGAATGAATGAACGGACGAACAAACGAAACAACGAATTAACCAACGAACAGACGAACCAACGAACAAACGAACCAACGAACCAACGAACAAACGAATCAACGAATCAACGAACCAACAAAAAAACGAACCAACCAACGAACAAATGAACCAACGAATGAACAGAGGAACCAACCAACCACAATGCAGTacacacactagcataacaCGGGGCACCAGCTAGCATGGCAACGGCGGATCAAATtataaacgtcatgtggagttaaagctcCGTCCAGTGGgaggaaatatctgcaagtccttgacaatcaatcAAAGTGATCAGGAACGAGCGAGAAAACCCAACATCCCCGAACCAAGgaacgaatgaatgaacgaaCCAAAGAACGAGGGGACAAAtgaaacgaaggaaggaaggaacgaacaaACCAACGAACAAACAAAAGAGCGGACGAATGAACAGACGGACGAACCAACGAACCAACGAACAAACGAACCCACCAACGAACCAACGATCAATCGATCGATCGATAGATGCCCCAAACAAGCCCAGTCcccctgctgcaccttcagggttGATTTCCCAGCAGCAGGGAGACACTGATCATGGaccacattgttggagatttacagcctctaaagttgaaaagccaccaggacaatacatgattgtatccaaggaacagttttaggatCGGGGGGGTTTATTCACTTCTTAcctaaaaacattgaaattaaCGGAATTTGAACTGGTTcagaagtaggaacttgcacaacactggttgTTCGACTGGAAGTGCAGCGTCTCACCCTGCGTTTGAAGGTTCGGTCCAGCAGCTGGAACTCTAGGCTGCTGGGATCCCTCAGGGCATCGTTGTAGGACTCCTCCCTCAGCTTGAGTCTCAGCTCCACCACCTGGTCCTTCAGGGGCCGCGAGGGCCGGACCAGCGTCTCCCCGATCTCATTACCGATCTGAGGGAACAAGAAGACGTTCAGGTTTCTGGAGGAACATCTGAAAACCATCACTGACCAACCGGTGGAAACTTACCGAGTTCTGCTCGTCGTCCTCCAACAGGAAGCCGTTGTTTCCCAGCAGGTTGTCATCGTCTTCCACCTCGTGGGGGAAGTTCCCGTTGTTGGTTTCCTCCACGTATTTGGTCGTGACCTCCAGATCGGACCCTTGGGTGGGTTCTTCAGTTTCCTCCAGAGGTTCCTTAGTGACCTCCAGAGGTTCTTTAGTGACCTCCAGAGGTTCCTTAGTGACTTCCAGAGGTTCTTTAGTGACCTCCAGAGGTTCCTTAGTGACTTCCAGAGGTTCTTTAGTGACCTCCAGAGGTTCCTGGGTTCCCtctcctgcagcctctgctacgACGTCCTCCACACCTCCAGCCTGGACCCCGTCGTCTTCGACCGGTGCGTCCGGTTTCTCGGTGGGAAACTCTTCAACCGGTGCGTCCGGTTTCTCGGTGGGAAACTCTTCAACCACGAGTTCTGGAGACGTTTCACTCTGATCTTCATCTTCAGGAACAtattctgaggttttgtcttcAGGTTCTGTGTCTCCTTCGGTGGTTTCCGGTGGGATTTCCACCGTTGAATCACCTTGTTCAGGTTTGTCCTCCACTTCGGTCTCCGGCAACGATCCGTCCATGTCTTCTGGAACGAGAACAACGGGAGGAATCTCCTCTTCAGACTCCGGAGGAGGAGTCTCTGCTCCTTCTTCCaggtcttcttcttctgttatcTCATGAATGGACTCAGAGGTCGCTTCTTCTTCGTCCTCCAGTGGAAGTTCAGCTTCCAGTGTCTGATCTTCAGGCGTTCCTTCAGAGTCCTTCAGAAAGGTGATAAAGTTGGTCAAATATAATCTAGCAAACTTTAGACAAATAAGGAATTCACTGTCCACGACTGCAGCTCTCATGTTTTTACACTGTATGATTTTTTCTCATATCAATTACTGTTTTACAAGCTGGCACTGGCTTGTTCTGCAGCTCTTTAACCGATAGAGTCACTCTATATAAaagtgaagggagaaaaaataaattttgtgtcctgaaaatgCCCTGGATTCCCAAAACACAGATTTAGTTTTTAGTCAGCcacgcacctgctgtttatcatagcaaatgcttgtttttctgtgagaaagAGCCTGGTTCGCACAGGATTTTGGTCCCGTGTGAGCCGAAACTTATTTTGAGAGTTTGCGGGGGCGAATAGGCCCCCCTCCGCAAGGTGCTGAgggaaaggtataaagacgcgATAGCCGGAAGTTTGGATTCAGAGTCTGCTGTGGGTCTAGTGCAGGACACCCGGCGCGTTTTTTTCCTTGGCTTACTCTGTATCAGGACTGTTCTGGCTCTCCAGTCCCGTGTCGAGGTAAGATAGGCCTTAAAAAACCTTTGTAGTTGTGTGTGAGGAATATTGCTCTGCCATTTGCGGGGGGTAACTTGACCCGTTATCCTAGCAAACTGGTAGTTTTGTGTGCTCtgccatttgcgggggataacttgacactttatcctagcaaacgggtagttttgtggatgtcttctatgtaaatgcttgctcttttgctaataaatgtattcatatcttatagcaaaagcgagtgtgtgtctgattcatttttgcacagccgACCCCTCTAGAACCTaagtgagatttctcccaaaacaaaaAGCCTTAAAGACATTGGATAAAAAAACATACTCCTATCACATCTGTCTTATCCTTAATAAGTATGATTTTTTAAGTTTTGATAGTTATAGAGTTATAGAGGGGGGAATAGTCTTCCTACCGCTATTAGAGACAGCTCTACTTTACCCTCTTTTAAAGCAAAAATCTGGCTGAAGGAAAACCAGAGGTGTGAACATTAATTTGGACTATTAGAATAAACTTGATATTGAAACTGTAAGGGTTTTTTATGTTGGTTTTTATTGCTTAATGTTTTTTATCTAGCCCAGTTCTGTTTTTTAATATTGTCTTTTGTATAAGGATGGCCGTGATGTCTCGTTCGTCTGCTGGTTCCGGTTCTGTGTCTGGCATTAATGTGCTGCAATTATGGAAATTAGCCTCTTGCTACAACCGTGTGTATTTAGACATGTGTCTATTAATATGTACGGTCCCTgctcaacaaataaataaagtcaaaGTTCAGGTCCTACCTCAGGGTTATCTTCTCCTGCAGGTTCACTTTCACCCCCAAGTTCCTCAGATTCTCCCTCTGGTACCGGTTCCTTTGTCGGTTCTAGGGTTTCCACGATTTCTTCCAGAAGATCCACGTCTTTCGTTGGTTCTGTAGTTGATGCTGTCTCCTCTGTGACCTCTGGCTCTTCTACTGGTTCTCTTGaaggatctggttctggttctcttGAAGGATCTACTTCTTGTGCTGGAGTTATTGGTTCTATCTCTTCAGGTTCTTGAGCTGGTTCTGTGGAGGGGTTTGGGTCTTGTGGTGGTTCTTTGGTTggttctgtttctggtgtctcTTCAGGTTCTTGAGCTGGTTCTGCAGAGAGATCAGCTTCTTCTGTTGGTTCATTTGTTGGTTCTGTAATCAATTCCTTTTCTGTTGCCGATTCTTTGGTGATTTCTACGTCTTCTGGTTCTTCCGGGAGTCCcggttcttgttcttgttctgGTTCTTCTGGGTGTGCAGTTTCTGTCCCTGGTTCTCTGCTGTTCTCTCCTGTTTCTTCTACAACTTCAGCTTCGTTTCCCGGTTCTCCCATTGGTTCTTGTGAATCCTCTGGAGATTCTTGGACGACTTGGGATTCTGGTGTCGTTTCTTTCTCAGGTTGAACTTCCATTGGTTCTTCTGTGTCTTCGGTTCCTTCCATCACGTCTCCTACGGGTTCTGGTT encodes:
- the LOC133425122 gene encoding interphotoreceptor matrix proteoglycan 2-like, with the translated sequence MDGSLPETEVEDKPEQGDSTVEIPPETTEGDTEPEDKTSEYVPEDEDQSETSPELVVEEFPTEKPDAPVEDDGVQAGGVEDVVAEAAGEGTQEPLEVTKEPLEVTKEPLEVTKEPLEVTKEPLEVTKEPLEVTKEPLEETEEPTQGSDLEVTTKYVEETNNGNFPHEVEDDDNLLGNNGFLLEDDEQNSIGNEIGETLVRPSRPLKDQVVELRLKLREESYNDALRDPSSLEFQLLDRTFKRRIEDAFERLPGFKNVYVIEFRPQKDLERGLVVQVHYAITLEVEADASVANDTLDFITLQNNLVEKNYPAAAETPTVIYTITDFRNYITEALHKDMDHFLSNSSLDNAAENVLPSAKPTSRPDDEYNNMDNILAAEKPPDAPSHEADTNVFMKEDFLSDAFDQWKVPQSDTMSENDVFMFDESTASPPDTNFPKKSLELELTDKDGEERLSGRKSGGTVDVRGLNPSEGITQQLNCG